A genomic window from Salvelinus namaycush isolate Seneca chromosome 5, SaNama_1.0, whole genome shotgun sequence includes:
- the LOC120048042 gene encoding leukocyte cell-derived chemotaxin-2-like, with protein sequence MKTTILLLTVVLIAVLPECQMAKFGQLCSGNSSNRRRTGDKWGQGHYGASRTKNVHEGIDIMCNDGATVYAPFDVTLKGKVIVYKDPKKAAINDGINLSGEGLCFKLFYVKPDSYSGVVKKGQRIGTLLPMQSVYPGTTSHVHVQMCDKSDPTKYF encoded by the exons ATGAAGACTACTATTCTTCTGCTTACTGTTGTCCTCATAG CTGTGTTGCCAGAGTGTCAGATGGCCAAGTTTGGTCAGCTGTGTAGCGGAAATTCCAGTaacaggaggaggacaggggaCAAATGGGGACAAGGACACTACGGAGCAAGCAG AACAAAAAATGTGCATGAGGGCATTGACATCATGTGTAACGACGGGGCCACAGTGTACGCTCCATTTGACGTGACACTCAAAGGCAAAGTGATAGTGTACAAAGACCCGAAGAAGGCAGCCATCAACGATGGGATCAACCTCAGTGGGGAGG GTCTGTGCTTTAAGCTGTTCTACGTGAAGCCTGACAGTTACTCTGGGGTGGTGAAGAAGGGCCAGAGGATTGGGACACTGCTCCCCATGCAGAGTGTCTACCCAGGAACCACTTCTCACGTCCACGTCCAGATGTGTGACAAGTCCGACCCCACCAAGTACTTCTGA
- the LOC120046965 gene encoding proteinase-activated receptor 4-like has protein sequence MSKCNFTTLNDKQIKEVQASTTVLYVPILYIIAFTLGLPANLLALWVLLFRTKKLPSTILLINLTATDLMILMVLPFRIVYHLQGNDWAFGEPFCRVVTALFYGNMYGSVLCLAFIAVDRYVALVHPFGAKTLRSRRTSFYMSLCVWVAVLAAMLPLLISRQSYTLDEPRITTCHDALPEKMHENYFLPYFLTLFFLGFLLPLLVVLYCYVSVIRTLVAGGQRYAHAMHVTMLVLVVFVGCLLPSNVLLLLHYSDSYLVDNGEDLYVPYMVSLAVSTLNSCIDPFIFYYISDDFRDKVMMVLCCRGNNGRDSTTGNQVPYSSSLQGTQRSKVTLLSMSSQRPGTSEGEAA, from the coding sequence ATGTCCAAGTGTAACTTCACCACCCTGAATGACAAGCAGATCAAGGAGGTGCAGGCTTCCACCACTGTGCTCTACGTACCCATCCTCTACATAATTGCCTTCACTCTGGGCCTCCCAGCTAACCTCCTGGCCCTGTGGGTCCTTCTGTTCCGTACCAAGAAGCTGCCCTCCACCATCCTCCTCATCAACCTCACCGCCACCGACCTCATGATACTGATGGTGCTCCCTTTCCGCATCGTCTACCACTTACAGGGCAACGACTGGGCCTTTGGTGAGCCATTCTGCCGCGTGGTCACGGCGCTCTTCTACGGCAACATGTATGGCTCGGTGCTGTGTCTGGCATTCATCGCTGTGGACCGCTACGTGGCTTTGGTGCACCCGTTCGGTGCCAAGACCCTCCGCAGCCGCCGCACCTCTTTCTACATGAGCCTATGCGTGTGGGTGGCGGTGTTGGCTGCCATgctgcctctcctcatctcacGCCAGTCCTACACACTGGATGAGCCGCGCATCACCACCTGCCACGACGCGCTGCCTGAGAAGATGCACGAGAACTACTTCCTGCCCTACTTCCTCACACTCTTTTTTCTCGGCTTCCTGCTCCCCCTTTTGGTCGTCCTCTACTGCTACGTCTCTGTGATACGCACCCTGGTGGCAGGAGGCCAGCGCTACGCCCACGCAATGCACGTCACCATGTTGGTCCTGGTGGTGTTCGTGGGCTGCCTGCTGCCCAGCaacgtcctcctcctcctgcacTACTCAGACTCCTATCTGGTGGACAATGGGGAGGATCTGTATGTGCCCTACATGGTTAGCCTAGCCGTTAGCACGTTGAATAGCTGCATCGACCCCTTCATCTTCTACTACATCTCTGACGACTTCAGGGACAAGGTCATGATGGTGCTGTGTTGCCGCGGCAACAACGGGAGAGACTCGACCACGGGGAATCAGGTGCCCTATTCGTCCTCCTTACAGGGGACGCAAAGGTCAAAGGTCACACTGCTATCCATGTCTAGTCAGAGGCCGGGGACGTCAGAGGGGGAGGCAGCATGA